In Salvelinus namaycush isolate Seneca chromosome 37, SaNama_1.0, whole genome shotgun sequence, the following are encoded in one genomic region:
- the LOC120031052 gene encoding cytohesin-2 gives MTVDSEIFMPKSKAPKMDDLDYIPVDLSPEERSELEDIRRRKGALLQEIQRLRDELREAIIEVEGLETSTEGSKTLQKNRHVAMGRKKFNMDPKKGIVFLVENELLRHTQEDVAQFLYKGEGLNKTAIGDYLGEREDFNLKVLQAFVDLHEFTDLNLVQALRQFLWSFRLPGEAQKIDRMMEAFAQRYCHCNPGVFQSTDTCYVLSFAIIMLNTSLHNPNVRDKPGLDRFISMNRGINEGGDLPEDLLRNLYDSIKNEPFKIPEDDGNDLTHTFFNPDREGWLLKLGGRVKTWKRRWFILTDNCLYYFEYTTDKEPRGIIPLENLSIREVEDPRKPNCFELYIPNNRGQLIKACKTEADGRVVEGNHNVYRISAPTPEEKDEWIHHINSAVSVDPFYEMLAARKKRISLKKNEEQP, from the exons ATGACAGTCGACTCTGAAATATTTATGCCTAAAAGCAAAGCGCCAAAAATGGATGACCTGGACTACA TCCCGGTAGACCTGAGTCCAGAGGAGCGCTCTGAGCTGGAGGACATCCGTCGGAGGAAGGGAGCTCTGCTGCAGGAGATCCAGAGGCTCAGAGATGAGCTCAGAGAGGCCATCATAGAGGTGGAGGGACTGGAGACCAGCACAGAGGGCAG TAAAACTCTACAGAAGAACAGGCATGTGGCCATGGGAAGGAAGAAGTTTAACATGGACCCCAAAAAG ggtattGTGTTCCTGGTGGAGAATGAGTTGCTCAGACACACTCAAGAGGATGTTGCCCAGTTCCTGTACAAAGGAGAGGGACTCAAcaagactgctataggagactaCCTGGGAGAGAG gGAGGACTTTAATCTCAAGGTTCTGCAGGCGTTTGTTGACCTTCATGAGTTCACTGATCTCAACCTGGTCCAGGCTCTCAG GCAGTTCCTGTGGAGTTTCCGTCTGCCTGGCGAGGCTCAGAAGATTGACAGGATGATGGAGGCCTTTGCCCAGAGATACTGTCACTGCAACCCTGGGGTCTTTCAGAGCACTG ATACGTGCTATGTGCTGTCGTTTGCTATCATCATGCTGAACACCAGCCTCCACAACCCCAACGTGAGAGACAAGCCTGGATTGGACCGCTTCATCTCCATGAACAGAGGCATCAACGAGGGTGGAGACCTGCCAGAGGACCTGCtcaga AATCTTTATGACAGCATCAAGAACGAGCCCTTCAAGATCCCTGAGGATGATGGGAACGACCTGACACACACCTTCTTCAACCCCGACAGAGAGGGCTGGCTCCTCAAACTAG GAGGACGGGTGAAGACCTGGAAAAGAAGATGGTTCATTCTCACAGACAACTGCCTTTACTACTTTGAGTATACTACA GATAAGGAGCCCAGAGGTATCATTCCCCTAGAGAACCTGAGTATCCGGGAGGTTGAAGACCCCAGGAAACCT AACTGCTTTGAGCTGTACATCCCCAACAACCGTGGTCAGCTGATCAAGGCCTGTAAGACGGAGGCAGACGGCAGAGTGGTGGAGGGGAACCACAACGTGTACCGCATCTCTGCCCCCACACCTGAGGAGAAAGACGAATGGATCCACCACATCAA ctctgcGGTCAGCGTGGACCCCTTCTATGAGATGCTGGCTGCCAGGAAGAAACGCATATCTTTAAAGAAGAATGAGGAACAACCGTAG